A genomic segment from Geitlerinema sp. PCC 7407 encodes:
- a CDS encoding pentapeptide repeat-containing protein, with amino-acid sequence MTIDELLKRYVMGERDFSRLDLHAAYLSKVDLVDANLQGVDLAGANLVGANLRGANLRGANLSRVDLSMANLGQANLAEAVLTNATLSGADFSDADLNGAVLDGALLKLANLNNANLCNARLRKADLHGANLYNANLRRSWLTHTDLIGAILSGADLSGADFSGAVLVRANLYRTTLSATDFTGANLMGANLQGVDLQGVDLRRAVMPDGTIHL; translated from the coding sequence ATGACCATTGATGAATTGCTAAAGCGCTACGTCATGGGCGAGCGGGATTTTAGCCGTTTGGACTTGCACGCAGCCTACCTGAGCAAAGTCGACCTGGTCGATGCAAACTTGCAGGGGGTGGATCTGGCGGGGGCCAACCTGGTGGGAGCCAATCTGCGCGGGGCCAACCTGCGCGGGGCCAACTTGAGCCGCGTCGATCTGAGCATGGCCAACCTGGGTCAGGCAAATCTGGCGGAGGCCGTGCTGACCAATGCCACCCTGAGCGGCGCCGATTTTAGCGATGCAGACCTCAATGGCGCGGTCTTGGACGGAGCGTTGCTCAAGCTGGCGAATCTGAATAACGCGAATCTGTGCAATGCGCGGCTGCGCAAGGCGGACCTCCACGGCGCTAATCTCTACAACGCCAACCTGCGGCGCAGCTGGCTAACGCACACGGACCTGATCGGGGCAATTCTCAGCGGGGCTGACCTCAGCGGCGCTGACTTTAGTGGGGCGGTGCTGGTGCGCGCAAATCTCTACCGCACGACCCTGAGCGCAACGGACTTCACAGGGGCAAATCTGATGGGCGCCAACTTGCAAGGGGTTGATTTGCAAGGGGTTGATTTGCGGCGGGCCGTGATGCCGGACGGCACCATTCACCTCTAG
- a CDS encoding DUF362 domain-containing protein: MTAIPVSLLRAESYEPDALRASLEALLAPLGGMGAIVKPGDRVLLKPNLLTGARPTKECVTRPEVVACVAQMVREAGGEPFLGDSPAFGSARGVAEANGYKPLLESLNLPVVEFHGKRYEVVNESFNHLRLCKEAMEADVVINLPKVKSHAQLTLTLGVKNLFGCVPGKMKAWWHMEAGKDRDRFGEMLVETARAIAPDLTIADGILGHEGNGPSGGEPRQISVLAASQNVFALDRAMVDILSVDPQSVPTIAASQRLGLCPDPADLTFPLQTPAELQLPDWRLPSRLIPIDFGLPRVMKSSFKHLYIRWLKEPLRAYANRS, translated from the coding sequence ATGACCGCCATTCCTGTCAGCCTCCTTCGTGCCGAGTCCTACGAGCCCGATGCTCTCCGCGCGTCCCTCGAAGCCCTGCTAGCGCCCCTGGGCGGCATGGGAGCCATTGTCAAACCGGGCGATCGCGTGCTGCTCAAGCCCAACCTGCTCACCGGCGCCCGCCCCACCAAGGAATGTGTCACCCGCCCCGAAGTGGTGGCCTGCGTTGCCCAAATGGTCCGTGAGGCCGGCGGGGAGCCCTTCCTGGGCGACAGTCCCGCCTTTGGCAGCGCTCGGGGCGTCGCCGAAGCCAACGGCTACAAGCCCCTGCTCGAATCCCTCAACCTGCCCGTCGTGGAGTTTCACGGCAAGCGCTACGAAGTCGTCAACGAGTCCTTCAATCACCTGCGGCTGTGCAAAGAAGCCATGGAAGCCGACGTGGTGATCAACTTGCCCAAGGTCAAGTCCCACGCCCAGCTGACCCTGACCCTTGGCGTCAAAAACCTATTTGGCTGCGTTCCCGGCAAAATGAAAGCCTGGTGGCACATGGAAGCCGGTAAAGACCGCGATCGCTTTGGTGAAATGCTGGTGGAAACCGCCCGGGCGATCGCCCCGGACCTCACGATCGCCGACGGCATCCTGGGCCACGAAGGCAACGGACCCAGCGGCGGTGAGCCTCGTCAGATCAGCGTCCTGGCCGCCTCCCAAAATGTCTTCGCCCTCGATCGCGCCATGGTCGACATTCTCAGCGTCGACCCCCAGAGCGTGCCCACCATTGCCGCCTCCCAGCGCTTGGGTCTGTGCCCCGATCCAGCAGATCTCACCTTCCCCCTGCAAACTCCCGCCGAGCTGCAGCTCCCAGACTGGCGCCTGCCCAGCCGCTTGATTCCCATCGACTTTGGGCTGCCCCGGGTTATGAAGTCCAGCTTCAAGCACCTCTACATTCGCTGGCTCAAGGAGCCCCTGCGGGCCTACGCCAACCGCTCCTAG
- a CDS encoding S-layer homology domain-containing protein translates to MTNASPDPQSRRKPPVDFDELIAIIVAFGVLGAILAWGLTRSSDFNWLSLGEGAVSTESPSPSAELAPAPEAGAEADDSSAALPAEGEAIEANPSPASRLQRSADPKTPGVTTEQPVQRSQGHPELTALLVPLLRGERSPQSAPAPSPAQPSPETSAVAPAPVPAPTPPSPAASPSPSIATAPATIGSNNFSDVSRTYWAVPFIAALEQRDIVSGFPDGSFRPNQPVTRAEFAAQLQKAFASDRQATPINYGDVPQDFWGVSAIDSATRMGFMKGYPGNVFRPESPVSRAEVLVALMTGLGLPLPQTAGDTLEIYQDAASIPNYATLKVAGATQSDLVVSYPNPSLLNPREPATRADVAAMIYQGLVATRQAEELPSQYRVERSPSAASPSPSPAATTSPSPSPAATTSPSPSPR, encoded by the coding sequence ATGACCAACGCTTCTCCAGATCCGCAATCCCGTCGGAAGCCCCCCGTAGACTTCGATGAACTGATTGCCATCATCGTGGCGTTTGGCGTGTTGGGCGCGATTTTGGCCTGGGGCTTGACCCGCAGCAGCGACTTCAATTGGCTTTCGCTTGGGGAGGGAGCCGTCTCTACAGAATCCCCGAGCCCCTCGGCCGAACTGGCTCCGGCTCCAGAGGCAGGCGCTGAAGCTGATGACTCATCTGCTGCCCTGCCTGCTGAGGGCGAAGCCATCGAGGCAAATCCCTCTCCGGCGTCCCGCCTCCAGCGGTCGGCGGACCCAAAAACGCCTGGAGTGACCACAGAACAGCCGGTTCAGCGATCGCAGGGACATCCAGAGCTGACAGCGCTGCTGGTGCCGCTGCTGCGCGGTGAGCGATCGCCCCAGAGCGCCCCCGCCCCCAGTCCTGCCCAGCCCTCGCCTGAGACCAGCGCCGTTGCCCCGGCTCCGGTGCCAGCCCCGACTCCTCCCAGCCCGGCAGCCTCGCCTTCGCCCAGCATCGCCACTGCTCCCGCGACCATCGGGTCTAACAATTTTTCGGATGTGAGCCGGACCTACTGGGCCGTTCCCTTCATCGCGGCTCTGGAGCAGCGCGACATTGTCAGCGGCTTCCCAGACGGGTCTTTTCGGCCCAACCAGCCGGTCACGCGGGCTGAGTTTGCGGCGCAGCTGCAAAAGGCTTTTGCGAGCGATCGCCAGGCCACCCCGATCAACTACGGAGATGTGCCCCAGGACTTTTGGGGCGTGAGCGCCATCGACAGCGCCACCCGCATGGGCTTCATGAAAGGCTATCCCGGCAATGTTTTCCGGCCGGAGTCGCCCGTTTCTCGGGCGGAGGTGCTCGTGGCGCTGATGACCGGTCTGGGACTGCCCCTGCCCCAGACGGCGGGAGATACCTTGGAAATCTATCAGGACGCGGCTAGCATCCCCAACTACGCAACCCTCAAGGTCGCGGGCGCAACGCAGTCCGATCTGGTGGTCAGCTATCCAAACCCAAGCCTCTTGAATCCGCGTGAACCCGCCACTCGCGCCGATGTGGCGGCCATGATCTACCAGGGGCTGGTGGCAACCCGCCAGGCGGAGGAGCTGCCGTCGCAGTACCGGGTGGAGCGATCGCCTTCGGCAGCGTCTCCTAGCCCTTCCCCTGCGGCAACAACTTCTCCTAGCCCTTCGCCTGCGGCAACAACCTCTCCTAGCCCTTCGCCTCGCTAG
- a CDS encoding thioesterase family protein, which yields MQPFSTQLRVRHYELDTLGHVNNAVYQHYLEHAAIAHLEHHGFTLERYREYGGFFVMRRIALEYLRPALAGDTLEVTTWIQDMGRSRSTRCYEIRRLGQPDLLVTAEALWVWVDAQTARPRPIPDVFLQLFEQLCHAHASEAKG from the coding sequence ATGCAACCTTTTTCTACTCAGCTGCGGGTTCGTCACTACGAGCTCGATACCCTTGGCCACGTCAACAATGCGGTGTACCAGCACTATCTAGAGCACGCCGCGATCGCCCATCTCGAGCATCACGGCTTTACCCTGGAGCGCTACCGCGAATACGGCGGCTTTTTTGTCATGCGGCGCATCGCCCTGGAGTACCTGCGGCCCGCCCTAGCCGGCGACACCCTGGAGGTGACCACCTGGATTCAGGATATGGGCCGCTCTCGCAGCACCCGCTGCTACGAAATCCGGCGCCTCGGCCAGCCCGATCTGCTGGTCACAGCGGAAGCGCTGTGGGTGTGGGTCGACGCCCAGACTGCGCGCCCCCGACCGATTCCCGACGTGTTTTTGCAGCTGTTTGAGCAGCTGTGCCACGCCCACGCTAGCGAGGCGAAGGGCTAG